Proteins co-encoded in one Xanthomonas campestris pv. badrii genomic window:
- a CDS encoding acyl-CoA desaturase yields MPSTGIDPHAASPRPSPSRRRGGLAGRLGSLRRWVDSQTDEPLDEARADRIDWLRALPFIALHLACLAVFWVGASWFAVGTALALYALRMFALTGFYHRYFSHRAFKTSRVLQFVFAAIGATCVQRGPLWWAAHHRNHHRHTDTGRDPHSPAQHGFWWSHTGWFLTPRNFRTDWEVIPDLRRFAELRLLDRFDIVMPVLLAVALYLLGSWLDTAAPELHTTGPQLLVWGFVISTVALFHATFTINSLAHRFGSRRFDTRDDSRNNWLLALLTFGEGWHNNHHFYPGSARQGLRWWEYDVTWYGLTALSWLGLVWDLKPMPASLVSRGQRVSQ; encoded by the coding sequence GTGCCGAGTACCGGAATCGACCCTCACGCCGCCTCGCCCCGGCCCAGCCCCTCGCGTCGGCGTGGCGGGCTTGCCGGCCGTCTGGGCAGCCTGCGCCGCTGGGTGGATTCGCAGACCGATGAACCGCTGGACGAGGCGCGCGCCGACCGCATCGACTGGCTGCGCGCCCTGCCCTTCATCGCGCTGCACCTGGCCTGCCTGGCGGTGTTCTGGGTTGGCGCATCGTGGTTTGCGGTCGGCACCGCGCTGGCGCTGTATGCCTTGCGCATGTTCGCGCTCACCGGCTTCTACCACCGCTACTTTTCGCACCGCGCCTTCAAGACCTCGCGCGTGCTGCAGTTCGTGTTTGCCGCCATCGGCGCCACCTGCGTGCAACGCGGGCCGCTATGGTGGGCCGCGCATCACCGCAACCATCACCGGCATACCGATACCGGCCGCGATCCGCATTCGCCGGCCCAGCACGGCTTCTGGTGGAGCCACACCGGCTGGTTCCTGACCCCGCGCAATTTCCGCACCGACTGGGAGGTCATCCCGGACCTGCGTCGCTTTGCCGAGCTGCGCTTGCTCGACCGCTTCGACATCGTGATGCCGGTGCTGCTGGCCGTTGCCCTGTACCTGCTCGGCAGCTGGCTGGACACTGCCGCACCGGAGCTGCACACCACCGGTCCACAGCTGCTGGTGTGGGGGTTCGTGATATCCACCGTGGCACTGTTCCATGCCACCTTCACCATCAATTCGCTGGCGCACCGCTTCGGTAGCCGGCGCTTCGACACCCGCGACGACAGCCGCAACAACTGGCTGCTGGCGTTGCTCACCTTCGGCGAAGGCTGGCACAACAACCACCACTTCTATCCCGGTTCCGCACGCCAGGGCCTGCGCTGGTGGGAGTACGACGTAACCTGGTACGGGCTCACCGCACTGTCGTGGCTGGGCCTGGTCTGGGATCTCAAGCCGATGCCGGCGTCGCTGGTCAGCCGTGGCCAACGGGTGAGCCAATGA
- a CDS encoding HAD family hydrolase, which yields MHLALFDFDHTVTTCDTYARFLRKVATPAQLAAAKWQVGPWVLGYRLGVVSAAALRARVTRIVFSGRSLDEMAMHGADYARTALPGVVRAQMMQRIDWHQAQGHDVVLVSASVDLYLQPWCTQHGLSLICNRLEHTGGVLSGRYADGDCGPHKAMQIRARYDLGQYACVHAYGDSREDGPMLALAHQRWYRGHRLH from the coding sequence ATGCACCTGGCCCTGTTCGACTTCGATCACACCGTCACCACCTGCGACACCTATGCGCGCTTCCTGCGCAAGGTGGCCACGCCCGCCCAGCTGGCCGCGGCAAAGTGGCAGGTCGGCCCGTGGGTGCTGGGCTATCGGCTGGGCGTGGTGTCCGCTGCCGCGCTGCGCGCGCGGGTCACGCGCATCGTGTTCAGTGGTCGCTCGCTGGACGAGATGGCCATGCATGGCGCCGATTACGCGCGCACTGCACTGCCGGGCGTGGTGCGTGCCCAGATGATGCAACGCATCGACTGGCATCAGGCGCAGGGGCATGACGTGGTGCTGGTGTCGGCGTCGGTGGATCTGTATCTGCAGCCGTGGTGCACGCAGCATGGGCTGTCGCTGATCTGCAACCGGCTCGAACACACCGGCGGCGTGCTGAGCGGGCGCTATGCCGATGGCGATTGCGGGCCGCACAAGGCCATGCAGATCCGCGCACGCTACGACCTGGGGCAGTACGCCTGCGTGCACGCCTATGGCGACAGCCGCGAAGACGGGCCGATGCTGGCACTGGCGCATCAGCGCTGGTATCGCGGCCATCGGCTGCACTGA
- the rnfB gene encoding Rnf electron transport complex subunit RnfB has product MPVPTPDLVERLDRLLPQTQCGQCGYDGCRPYAQAMADGHAGVDHCPPGGDAGARALAQLLGVPARPYDRSRGAHKPAQVAWIVEADCIGCTKCIQACPVDAIVGGAKHMHTVIAPLCTGCELCLPACPVDCIALHPLG; this is encoded by the coding sequence ATGCCCGTCCCCACGCCCGACCTGGTCGAACGGCTCGACCGCCTGTTGCCACAGACCCAATGCGGCCAGTGCGGCTACGACGGCTGCCGCCCCTATGCGCAGGCAATGGCGGACGGTCACGCAGGGGTCGACCACTGCCCTCCCGGCGGCGATGCCGGTGCGCGTGCGCTGGCGCAACTGCTGGGCGTGCCCGCACGTCCCTACGATCGCAGCCGCGGGGCGCACAAGCCGGCGCAGGTGGCGTGGATCGTGGAGGCCGACTGCATCGGCTGCACCAAATGCATCCAGGCCTGTCCGGTGGATGCCATCGTCGGTGGCGCCAAGCACATGCATACGGTCATCGCACCGCTGTGCACCGGTTGCGAACTCTGTCTGCCGGCGTGCCCGGTGGATTGCATCGCACTGCATCCGCTGGGCTGA
- a CDS encoding NAD(P)/FAD-dependent oxidoreductase, whose translation MSERRIAVVGSGIAGLGAAWLLSRRYEVTLFEAADYLGGHTHTHDIHLDGQRYAVDSGFIVFNRQHYPLLTRMFAELDVAAQPTTMSFSVHDARSGLEYNAGSLNGLFCQRRNLLSPRFWGMLADLRRFYRQAPAVLHGDERFSTLGAYLQRHGYGAAFRDQHLVPMASALWSSPSQTILEFPMGQLIGFMANHHMLQLSGRPQWQVVRGGSNSYVRALRRRWQVLERLSTPVHGIGRTPDGVVVSSLRGQEQFDEVVLACHADDALALLSDASEAEQQILGGITYQNNDTVLHTDARILPRDRRAWAAWNAHVPADPQAPCTVSYWMNALQSIDAPQPFIVSLNRDHDIDPARVLRRMRYRHPVQNAAALAAQARKAEIQGRQHTWFAGAAWGFGFHEDGLRSGVDVAHQLGVSW comes from the coding sequence ATGAGCGAGCGCAGGATTGCCGTGGTCGGCAGCGGCATTGCCGGCCTGGGCGCAGCGTGGCTGCTGTCGCGCCGCTACGAGGTCACGCTGTTCGAAGCCGCCGATTACCTGGGCGGGCACACCCACACCCACGACATCCACCTGGACGGGCAGCGCTACGCGGTGGACAGCGGCTTCATCGTGTTCAATCGGCAGCACTACCCGCTGCTCACGCGCATGTTCGCCGAGCTCGACGTGGCCGCGCAGCCAACCACGATGAGCTTTTCGGTGCACGATGCGCGCAGTGGGCTCGAATACAACGCCGGCAGCTTGAACGGGCTGTTCTGCCAGCGCCGCAACCTGCTCAGCCCCCGTTTCTGGGGCATGCTGGCCGACCTGCGCCGTTTCTATCGGCAGGCGCCGGCGGTGCTGCATGGCGACGAGCGCTTCAGCACGCTGGGCGCGTATCTGCAGCGGCACGGCTATGGCGCGGCGTTCCGCGATCAGCATCTGGTGCCGATGGCGTCGGCGCTCTGGTCCTCGCCATCGCAGACCATTCTCGAATTTCCGATGGGCCAGTTGATCGGCTTCATGGCCAACCACCACATGCTGCAACTCAGCGGGCGGCCGCAGTGGCAGGTGGTGCGCGGCGGCTCCAACAGCTATGTGCGTGCGCTGCGGCGGCGCTGGCAGGTGCTGGAGCGGCTGTCCACGCCAGTGCATGGCATCGGCCGTACGCCCGATGGCGTGGTGGTGAGCTCGCTGCGTGGGCAGGAACAGTTCGACGAGGTGGTGCTGGCCTGCCACGCCGACGATGCGCTGGCATTGCTCAGCGATGCCTCCGAGGCCGAACAGCAGATCCTGGGCGGCATCACCTACCAGAACAACGACACCGTGCTGCACACCGATGCGCGCATCCTGCCGCGCGACCGGCGTGCCTGGGCTGCCTGGAACGCGCACGTGCCGGCCGACCCGCAAGCGCCCTGCACGGTGAGCTACTGGATGAACGCGCTGCAGTCCATCGACGCACCGCAACCCTTCATCGTCTCCCTCAACCGCGACCACGACATCGACCCGGCCAGGGTGCTGCGGCGCATGCGCTACCGGCATCCGGTGCAGAACGCCGCCGCGCTGGCGGCGCAGGCCCGCAAGGCCGAGATTCAGGGCAGGCAGCACACCTGGTTCGCTGGCGCTGCATGGGGCTTCGGTTTTCACGAAGACGGCCTGCGCAGCGGTGTCGATGTCGCCCACCAGTTGGGAGTGAGCTGGTGA
- a CDS encoding sigma-70 family RNA polymerase sigma factor translates to MSAIPGHDDDETGRLLTATAGGDRHAFEALYRQTSPKLFGVCLRLIPQRAEAEEVLQDVFTLIWHKAGQFDPSRARGLTWLAMIARNKAIDHLRANAPQRRNVPLDDAGELRDHDALPLERTERASTRRRIDHCLAELEPPRSELIRTAFFEGITYEELAARTDTPIGTVKSWIRRGLAKLKACLER, encoded by the coding sequence ATGAGTGCCATCCCTGGCCACGACGACGATGAGACCGGACGCCTGCTGACCGCAACCGCGGGTGGCGACCGGCATGCCTTCGAAGCGCTGTACCGGCAGACATCGCCCAAACTGTTCGGCGTGTGCCTGCGCCTGATCCCTCAGCGCGCCGAAGCCGAGGAAGTGCTGCAGGACGTGTTTACGCTGATCTGGCACAAGGCCGGTCAATTCGACCCCAGCCGCGCCCGCGGGCTGACCTGGCTGGCGATGATCGCGCGCAACAAGGCCATCGACCATCTGCGCGCCAACGCACCGCAGCGCCGCAACGTGCCGCTGGACGATGCCGGCGAGCTGCGCGACCACGATGCGCTCCCCCTCGAGCGTACCGAACGCGCCAGTACACGCCGTCGCATCGACCATTGCCTGGCGGAGCTGGAGCCGCCGCGTAGCGAGCTGATTCGCACTGCGTTCTTCGAAGGCATCACCTACGAAGAACTCGCCGCACGCACCGATACACCCATCGGCACGGTCAAGAGCTGGATCCGCCGTGGCCTGGCCAAACTGAAGGCATGTCTGGAACGATGA
- a CDS encoding DUF4345 domain-containing protein yields the protein MAKAYLWINAVLYVALAIWCTLSPLKTAHAVGYTQLSPAGQSEYLVIYGGLQLGMAFLFGYFAWIDQARTGLLVALAFYVPIVLFRSASLARLWPVSAPTAALAGVEIVLLLAAALLWWRK from the coding sequence ATGGCAAAGGCCTACCTCTGGATCAACGCAGTGCTGTATGTCGCCCTGGCGATCTGGTGCACGCTCTCGCCGCTCAAGACCGCACACGCGGTGGGCTATACCCAGCTCTCGCCGGCCGGGCAATCCGAATATCTGGTCATCTATGGCGGCCTGCAGCTGGGCATGGCGTTCCTGTTCGGCTACTTCGCCTGGATCGATCAAGCGCGCACCGGCCTGCTGGTCGCACTCGCCTTCTACGTGCCCATCGTGCTGTTCCGCAGCGCGTCGCTGGCCAGGCTATGGCCGGTGTCCGCGCCCACGGCGGCGCTGGCCGGTGTGGAAATCGTCTTGCTGCTGGCCGCTGCGCTGCTATGGTGGCGTAAGTGA
- a CDS encoding anti-sigma factor, which translates to MSTPFPIDQEPPRDVLAGEYVLGLLSADKRLAAEQRIATDAAFAQAVLQWQEHLAPLLEEIAAVTPPDQVWARVRQTLGFDTPLRAVPAAAPTGTGTPPAPLWNNVRFWRWASAAGVATAAVCVLALLNLRTAPTQPPRGTPVVQTPVTPPAATTPPATGIAMTSTLATEDGRPGYVALMDADKHTITVTPLDRTATADKVPELWLITPDGKAHSMGTFDDQRARRAQIPDQLMPMLSNEAILAVTLEPPGGAPGGVATGTVVAKGGISTLAMAP; encoded by the coding sequence ATGAGCACGCCCTTTCCCATCGACCAGGAACCACCGCGCGACGTGCTGGCCGGCGAGTACGTGCTGGGCCTGCTCAGCGCCGACAAACGTCTGGCGGCCGAGCAGCGCATTGCCACCGATGCCGCGTTCGCCCAGGCGGTGCTGCAGTGGCAGGAGCATCTGGCCCCGCTGCTGGAAGAGATCGCCGCGGTGACACCGCCGGACCAGGTCTGGGCACGCGTGCGCCAGACGCTGGGCTTCGACACACCGCTGCGCGCCGTTCCGGCGGCAGCGCCTACAGGCACCGGCACGCCGCCCGCCCCGCTCTGGAACAACGTGCGCTTCTGGCGCTGGGCCAGCGCCGCTGGCGTGGCCACTGCGGCGGTGTGCGTACTGGCGCTGTTGAACCTGCGCACCGCGCCCACGCAACCGCCGCGCGGCACCCCCGTCGTGCAGACGCCGGTCACCCCGCCTGCGGCGACCACACCGCCGGCGACCGGCATTGCGATGACCTCGACCCTGGCGACCGAAGACGGGCGTCCGGGCTATGTGGCGCTGATGGATGCCGACAAGCACACCATCACGGTGACGCCGCTGGACCGCACCGCCACCGCCGACAAGGTGCCCGAGCTGTGGCTGATCACGCCCGATGGCAAGGCGCATTCGATGGGCACCTTCGACGATCAGCGGGCACGCCGCGCACAGATTCCCGACCAGCTGATGCCCATGCTCAGCAACGAGGCGATCCTGGCAGTGACGCTGGAACCGCCGGGCGGTGCGCCAGGCGGCGTGGCAACCGGTACGGTGGTCGCCAAGGGCGGCATCAGCACGCTGGCGATGGCGCCCTGA